Proteins encoded within one genomic window of Parolsenella massiliensis:
- a CDS encoding ABC transporter ATP-binding protein, producing MADKNDIKTSEDYAIEVDDVSMIFNMASERLDNLKEYFIKLVKHELFFEEFHALKHVSFKVRRGEVLGLVGTNGSGKSTMLKIIAGVLEPSEGSVKVHGNIAPLIELGAGFDIELTARENIYLNGALLGYTKEFIDSHIDEIVDFAELKDFMDMPLKNYSSGMVARIAFAIATVVEPDVLIVDETLSVGDVFFQEKCERRIRDFIESGHVTVLFVSHSLEQVERLCTRCVWIEKGEQRMIGDTDEVCQAYRRQFN from the coding sequence ATGGCTGATAAGAACGACATCAAGACTTCCGAGGACTATGCCATCGAGGTCGACGACGTCTCCATGATCTTCAACATGGCGAGCGAGCGCCTCGACAACCTCAAGGAGTACTTCATCAAGCTCGTGAAGCACGAGCTGTTCTTCGAGGAGTTCCACGCCCTCAAGCACGTGAGCTTCAAGGTGCGTCGCGGCGAGGTGCTGGGCCTTGTGGGCACGAACGGCTCGGGCAAGTCCACGATGCTCAAGATCATCGCCGGCGTGCTTGAGCCCAGCGAGGGCTCCGTCAAGGTCCACGGCAACATCGCGCCGCTCATCGAGCTCGGCGCAGGCTTCGACATCGAGCTCACCGCCCGCGAGAACATCTACCTCAACGGCGCGCTGCTTGGTTACACCAAGGAGTTCATCGATTCCCACATCGACGAGATCGTGGACTTCGCCGAGCTCAAGGACTTCATGGACATGCCGCTCAAGAACTACTCGAGCGGCATGGTGGCCCGTATCGCCTTCGCCATCGCCACGGTCGTCGAGCCCGACGTCCTCATCGTCGACGAGACGCTCTCCGTGGGTGACGTCTTCTTCCAGGAGAAGTGCGAGCGCCGCATCCGCGATTTCATCGAGAGCGGGCACGTGACCGTGCTGTTCGTGAGCCACTCGCTCGAGCAGGTGGAGCGCCTGTGCACGCGCTGCGTCTGGATCGAGAAGGGCGAGCAGCGCATGATCGGTGACACCGATGAGGTCTGCCAGGCCTATCGCAGGCAGTTCAACTAG
- a CDS encoding glycosyltransferase: protein MIEHKLSNVLLKPADHLKGHDELYAFCSSPLVYDEAAGALVVGEPTDFMTFLNACSTGKWAKYCGIHEVTLSLELSGDACEVVIKGLPAGAAADAESTVELDRLAVESEQGAHARVSATIDAAGMDLVAFELLPAGQTFLHAGSYAARVDEDRVRPVRIALSTTTFKKEHYIVPNIELMRASVAEDSGPIHDNFHMFVVDNGQTLDAEALSDELVTVIPNANVGGAGGFARGMLAALDSKEPFTHVILMDDDVHVFPESIKRTYNLLALASDEYADAFVNGAMLSVEQPTRLFEDVSHVLRSGKYAKLKPDHYVDRLDQVVANERENVEVEHAYGAWWFSCIPMASIREKGLPLPVFVRCDDVEYGLRSNPTYMTMNGICVWHESFEGRPRASVDCYQYVRNFLVMAACDGFVNTELFMSRVWRNVVLRRRDLEYGAAELLLQGVEDYLRGPEWLMEVDGSALMRKNAQLNDKFVPLADIDPELLDAANLDAIHPEPHHAIGLAGKLRKTLPYDKHLLPDALLKKAPGHMQTTGPCVYDNDTIARKTVLVLDVTGEKAAVRRMDRERNRRIIERERTLKRRWQLEHEKVAGAYADAFPTMRSEAYWRRRLGME from the coding sequence ATGATCGAGCACAAGCTCTCGAACGTCTTGCTCAAGCCCGCCGACCACCTCAAGGGTCACGACGAGCTCTACGCCTTCTGCTCCTCGCCACTCGTCTATGACGAGGCGGCGGGGGCCCTCGTTGTTGGCGAGCCCACGGACTTCATGACCTTCTTGAACGCCTGCTCCACCGGAAAGTGGGCAAAGTACTGCGGCATTCACGAGGTCACGCTCTCCCTCGAGCTCTCCGGCGACGCCTGCGAGGTCGTCATCAAGGGCCTTCCCGCGGGTGCGGCCGCAGACGCCGAGAGCACCGTCGAGCTCGACCGCCTCGCCGTGGAGTCCGAGCAGGGTGCGCATGCCCGCGTGAGCGCCACGATCGACGCCGCGGGCATGGACCTCGTGGCCTTCGAGCTCCTGCCTGCCGGGCAAACGTTTCTTCATGCGGGCTCGTACGCGGCGCGCGTCGACGAGGACCGCGTGCGCCCGGTGCGCATCGCCCTTTCCACGACGACGTTCAAGAAGGAGCACTACATCGTCCCCAACATCGAGCTCATGCGTGCAAGCGTCGCCGAGGATAGCGGCCCCATTCACGACAACTTCCACATGTTCGTCGTCGACAACGGCCAGACCCTTGACGCCGAGGCGCTCTCCGACGAGCTCGTCACCGTCATTCCCAACGCCAACGTGGGCGGCGCGGGCGGATTTGCCCGCGGCATGCTCGCGGCCCTCGACTCCAAGGAGCCCTTCACGCACGTCATCCTCATGGACGACGACGTCCACGTGTTCCCCGAGAGCATCAAGCGCACCTATAACCTCCTGGCGCTTGCGAGCGACGAGTACGCGGATGCGTTCGTGAACGGCGCGATGCTCTCCGTCGAGCAGCCCACACGCCTGTTCGAGGACGTGAGCCACGTGCTTCGCAGCGGCAAGTACGCCAAGCTCAAGCCCGACCACTACGTGGACCGCCTCGACCAGGTCGTTGCCAACGAGCGCGAGAACGTCGAGGTGGAGCACGCCTATGGCGCCTGGTGGTTCTCATGCATCCCGATGGCGAGCATCCGCGAGAAGGGCCTGCCGCTGCCCGTGTTCGTTCGCTGCGATGACGTGGAGTACGGCCTACGCAGCAACCCCACCTACATGACGATGAACGGCATCTGCGTGTGGCACGAGAGCTTCGAGGGGCGCCCGCGTGCCTCGGTTGACTGCTACCAGTATGTGCGCAACTTCCTCGTCATGGCCGCCTGCGACGGATTCGTGAACACGGAGCTGTTCATGAGCCGCGTGTGGCGAAACGTCGTGCTGCGCCGCCGCGACCTCGAGTATGGCGCCGCCGAGCTGCTGCTCCAGGGCGTCGAGGACTACCTGCGCGGCCCCGAGTGGCTCATGGAGGTGGACGGAAGCGCCCTCATGCGCAAGAACGCCCAGCTCAACGACAAGTTCGTTCCTCTCGCAGACATCGACCCCGAGCTTCTTGACGCCGCGAACCTCGACGCCATCCACCCCGAGCCGCACCACGCGATCGGCCTTGCCGGCAAGCTGCGCAAGACGCTGCCCTACGACAAGCACCTGCTGCCGGACGCCCTTCTTAAGAAGGCCCCCGGACACATGCAGACGACGGGGCCGTGCGTCTACGACAATGACACGATCGCGAGGAAGACGGTGCTCGTGCTCGACGTCACGGGCGAGAAGGCCGCCGTTCGCCGCATGGACCGAGAGCGCAACCGCCGCATCATCGAGCGCGAGCGCACCCTCAAGCGCCGCTGGCAGCTCGAGCACGAGAAGGTTGCGGGCGCCTACGCCGACGCCTTCCCCACGATGAGGAGCGAGGCCTACTGGCGCCGCCGCCTGGGCATGGAGTAG
- a CDS encoding EpsG family protein — protein sequence MVVYLLVALVAIGCVTIAEHAQGLASRVRDAMWVVAFVALLVPAALRYDIGVDYSATMESAGYLGYWQLYHLYATQPPALGMDPGFYLLIRVLNLFTNNPQWMFATLSATTYALVLRACRRISPAPALSVALFVVAGFYFESYNIARQWFAIACVMNGLAWAGAKDKEDPGTHPGLHAFAHYALWVLLGASMHLSCLLWLALWPLLRVRMTPRRAVMALAVVLVVAFVGVHVAQLLFSGTRFGLYLDPASSVYVGPAPRLNAIITSGITWAFALVAGRLSGQRLQVGLASALIVCATLAFALDVSSTFLPFIIDRVARYFAPMLILLMPVALSWIDGPRLRRACVAAVLVCWVAATYVQVFVGGQYGVVPYQSVFGERAVEGILS from the coding sequence TTGGTCGTCTACCTGCTGGTTGCGCTTGTCGCCATAGGATGCGTGACCATAGCGGAGCATGCACAGGGGCTGGCCTCGCGCGTCAGGGACGCGATGTGGGTCGTGGCGTTCGTCGCGCTTCTCGTCCCCGCGGCGCTTCGCTATGACATTGGCGTTGACTACTCGGCAACCATGGAGTCTGCGGGCTATCTGGGCTACTGGCAGCTCTACCACCTCTATGCCACCCAGCCTCCCGCACTGGGAATGGACCCGGGGTTCTACCTGCTCATCCGCGTGCTCAACCTGTTCACGAACAATCCCCAGTGGATGTTCGCGACGCTCTCTGCCACCACGTATGCGCTTGTCCTGCGTGCCTGTAGGCGCATCTCTCCCGCACCTGCGCTCTCGGTGGCGCTCTTCGTCGTGGCAGGCTTCTACTTTGAGTCCTACAACATCGCCAGGCAGTGGTTTGCCATCGCCTGCGTGATGAACGGTCTTGCGTGGGCGGGCGCCAAGGACAAGGAAGACCCGGGCACACACCCCGGCCTCCATGCGTTCGCGCACTATGCGTTGTGGGTGCTCCTTGGCGCGAGCATGCACCTGAGCTGCCTATTGTGGCTTGCGCTGTGGCCGCTACTGCGCGTTCGGATGACGCCGCGGCGTGCCGTCATGGCGTTAGCAGTGGTGCTTGTCGTGGCGTTCGTGGGCGTCCACGTAGCGCAGTTGCTGTTCTCGGGCACGCGGTTCGGCCTGTACCTTGATCCTGCGAGCAGCGTGTACGTGGGGCCGGCGCCTCGCCTCAACGCCATCATTACCTCGGGCATCACGTGGGCGTTCGCGCTTGTCGCGGGACGCCTGAGCGGGCAACGCCTTCAGGTGGGGCTTGCCTCGGCCCTCATCGTCTGTGCCACGCTCGCCTTTGCGCTCGACGTCTCGTCGACGTTTCTGCCCTTCATCATCGACCGCGTGGCACGCTACTTTGCGCCCATGCTCATCCTGCTCATGCCCGTGGCCCTCTCCTGGATAGACGGGCCACGTCTGCGCCGTGCCTGCGTGGCGGCCGTGCTCGTCTGCTGGGTCGCTGCCACCTACGTCCAGGTGTTCGTGGGAGGGCAGTACGGCGTCGTGCCCTATCAGTCGGTATTTGGTGAGCGTGCGGTGGAGGGTATCCTGTCCTAG
- a CDS encoding transglutaminase domain-containing protein, with the protein MSEKASKGRKPVRPGTPVPPAGAATSPAADEEKPVEEQGAVASDGAATGGAFGEAAPDFNDYGGKPKKRHRVLKVAAIVLVVWLAFTGVRFFIEFGPFRQQAAQLSMGDAYSDNLSPDKYDLQTPQRDLEPDHEFDFELDDGVDLGLENIGDEATGDYQIADATGSARVFADGALTEEIPIQVTQVNDDGKNELQVEPTFVTCRDKSKDLDDVDGDDVFHKDTLKGAWGRWYGFGGYYLVRYIGSDGKKLEKPQVTYFTVQDDVNAPENQFAAPQNLQFAVQDDGGLGISWDKVDGAKKYKVYMKTVDPTVSDPSQGVELSLLATTTDTKINTLDYDPESKDSQQRAADDAAKWGDAGASNYHQNYQFDDLVIGDDEDAVYYNREKVKQGAQGLEVAYAPTKDKVKATSITVVAVGDGSDDQQSPFQFKSINNLLSQIPVKDAINVNSDWAQQAPDSRADPKAYLAHRLITYVTMADGTAASIVNDIDVSKMTSTDSSMIEGADESDPSTWSKRSYTRLEIPYKVRNTLITSTFTLDGTDWPGGADEIEKAADEQLTAMAKANPAVGSPQRANFDNDVDWAAIQKSTKAVSEPADVPYPVSGSSDYVKFVASNIMAGNMYLDITKYATQAGAPDITDVVEEACAQNPMTMVWPGGMSVNERTEGDKVTVALYINGLNAEGEDNDIPALNKKREETYKVIKQIVADAVQDGMSDADKVKALDAALSNRLFYDWDSYYLNSGQGDKADVDPMDVWKHRGYAAYELLDDNRVVCSGYAAIFKACADEAGVKSLYVTGTVPPQPGSNNNGHAWNLVNVDGTWKVVDVTWDDTDQGDNQSDGQYLMLDQKDPKLDGRVYDKDALLDSVVEDYVDPSRLAA; encoded by the coding sequence ATGAGCGAGAAAGCGAGCAAGGGGCGCAAGCCCGTCCGACCGGGGACGCCCGTCCCGCCGGCGGGCGCCGCGACATCGCCTGCGGCCGACGAAGAGAAGCCGGTTGAGGAGCAAGGGGCCGTCGCCTCGGACGGTGCCGCCACTGGCGGCGCGTTCGGGGAGGCGGCTCCCGACTTCAACGACTACGGCGGCAAGCCCAAGAAGCGCCACCGTGTGCTCAAGGTGGCCGCGATCGTCCTCGTCGTCTGGCTCGCGTTCACGGGCGTGCGCTTCTTCATCGAGTTCGGACCCTTCCGCCAGCAGGCGGCGCAGCTCTCCATGGGCGACGCCTACTCCGACAACCTCAGCCCCGACAAGTACGACCTCCAGACGCCGCAGCGCGACCTCGAGCCCGACCACGAGTTCGACTTCGAGCTCGACGACGGCGTGGACCTGGGTCTCGAGAACATCGGCGACGAGGCCACCGGCGACTACCAGATCGCGGACGCCACCGGCTCCGCCCGCGTCTTCGCCGACGGCGCCCTCACTGAGGAGATCCCCATCCAGGTCACGCAGGTGAATGACGACGGCAAGAACGAGCTCCAGGTGGAGCCGACGTTCGTCACGTGCCGCGACAAGTCCAAGGACTTAGACGACGTGGACGGCGACGACGTCTTCCATAAGGACACCCTCAAGGGTGCCTGGGGCCGCTGGTACGGCTTCGGGGGCTACTACCTGGTGCGCTACATCGGCTCGGACGGCAAGAAGCTCGAGAAGCCCCAGGTCACCTACTTCACCGTGCAGGACGACGTGAACGCGCCCGAGAACCAGTTCGCCGCCCCGCAGAACCTGCAGTTCGCGGTCCAGGACGACGGCGGCCTCGGCATCTCCTGGGACAAGGTGGACGGTGCCAAGAAGTACAAGGTGTACATGAAGACGGTGGACCCCACGGTCTCCGACCCCTCCCAAGGCGTCGAGCTGTCGCTGCTCGCCACCACCACGGACACGAAGATCAACACGCTCGACTACGACCCCGAGTCCAAGGACTCCCAGCAGCGCGCCGCCGACGACGCTGCCAAGTGGGGCGACGCGGGCGCCTCGAACTACCACCAGAACTACCAGTTCGACGACCTCGTGATCGGCGATGACGAGGACGCCGTCTACTACAACCGCGAAAAGGTCAAGCAGGGCGCACAGGGCCTCGAGGTGGCGTACGCCCCTACGAAGGACAAGGTCAAGGCCACGTCCATCACCGTCGTGGCCGTGGGTGACGGTTCCGATGACCAGCAGTCGCCCTTCCAGTTCAAGAGCATCAACAACCTGCTGAGCCAGATCCCCGTGAAGGACGCCATCAACGTGAACAGCGACTGGGCCCAGCAGGCTCCCGACTCCCGCGCCGATCCGAAGGCGTACCTCGCCCACCGGCTCATCACGTACGTGACCATGGCGGACGGAACCGCGGCTTCGATCGTGAACGACATCGACGTCTCCAAGATGACGAGCACGGACAGCAGCATGATCGAGGGCGCGGACGAGAGCGATCCCTCCACCTGGTCCAAGCGATCCTACACGCGGCTCGAGATTCCCTACAAGGTTCGGAACACGCTCATCACCAGCACCTTCACGCTGGACGGCACGGACTGGCCGGGCGGCGCGGACGAGATCGAGAAGGCTGCCGACGAGCAGCTCACGGCCATGGCCAAGGCGAACCCCGCTGTCGGCTCGCCGCAGCGCGCGAACTTCGACAACGACGTGGACTGGGCGGCCATCCAGAAGTCGACCAAGGCCGTGTCTGAGCCGGCCGACGTTCCCTATCCCGTCTCCGGCAGCTCCGACTACGTGAAGTTCGTGGCGAGCAACATCATGGCCGGCAACATGTACCTGGACATCACCAAGTACGCCACCCAGGCGGGTGCGCCGGACATCACCGACGTGGTCGAGGAAGCCTGCGCCCAGAACCCGATGACGATGGTGTGGCCCGGCGGCATGAGCGTGAACGAGCGCACCGAGGGCGACAAGGTCACCGTGGCGCTCTACATTAACGGCCTGAACGCCGAGGGCGAGGACAACGACATCCCAGCGCTCAACAAGAAACGCGAGGAAACCTACAAGGTGATCAAGCAGATCGTGGCCGACGCCGTGCAGGACGGCATGTCCGACGCGGATAAGGTCAAGGCGCTCGACGCCGCCCTCTCGAACCGCCTGTTCTACGACTGGGACAGCTACTACCTGAACTCCGGCCAAGGGGATAAGGCCGACGTCGACCCGATGGACGTCTGGAAGCACCGCGGCTACGCCGCCTACGAGCTCCTCGACGACAACCGCGTGGTGTGCTCGGGTTACGCCGCGATCTTCAAGGCCTGCGCCGACGAGGCGGGGGTCAAGAGCCTCTACGTGACGGGTACCGTGCCGCCGCAGCCGGGCTCCAACAACAACGGCCACGCCTGGAACCTCGTGAACGTCGACGGCACCTGGAAGGTCGTGGACGTGACCTGGGACGACACGGACCAGGGCGACAACCAGTCCGACGGCCAGTACCTGATGCTCGACCAGAAGGACCCGAAGCTCGACGGCCGCGTGTACGATAAAGACGCGCTGCTGGATTCCGTGGTGGAGGACTACGTGGATCCGAGCCGCCTGGCCGCGTAG
- a CDS encoding ABC transporter permease — MSQDQNAQAARSVPAPVPASEAFAPNDRAKESFILRQLVGKDFKRKYRRSVLGVVWSVLNPLLMMVVMSLVFSFFLRYDNMEHYPLYLILGNVIWTIFADSTNQGVTSILDAAPLLKKVRINKTVFPVERVLFSLVNFAFSMIAVFIVMLWEGVWVSWTIILLPVLLVLLMGFCIGMSMLLSSLAVFFRDVIHLWGVVILAWSYVTPLFWPVSMIAAVPYGFMRVIMLANPMYNYVTFMRMILLNGQPPELITIGMCAFWAVLMIAVGYAVFRKLQRKFILYI; from the coding sequence TTGTCCCAAGACCAGAACGCCCAGGCAGCAAGGAGCGTGCCCGCGCCCGTGCCCGCCTCCGAGGCATTTGCGCCCAACGACCGCGCCAAGGAGAGCTTCATCCTTCGCCAGCTCGTGGGCAAGGACTTCAAGCGTAAGTATCGTCGCAGCGTACTCGGAGTCGTGTGGAGCGTCCTCAATCCGCTGCTCATGATGGTCGTCATGTCGCTCGTGTTCTCGTTCTTCCTGCGCTATGACAACATGGAGCACTACCCGCTCTACCTCATCCTCGGCAACGTCATCTGGACGATCTTCGCGGACTCCACCAACCAGGGCGTCACTTCGATTCTCGACGCCGCGCCGCTTCTCAAGAAGGTGCGCATCAACAAGACGGTGTTCCCGGTCGAGCGCGTTCTCTTCTCGCTCGTCAACTTCGCGTTCTCGATGATTGCCGTCTTCATCGTCATGCTGTGGGAGGGCGTGTGGGTCAGCTGGACCATCATCCTGCTCCCGGTGCTCCTCGTTCTGCTTATGGGCTTCTGCATCGGTATGAGCATGCTGCTCTCTTCGCTCGCGGTCTTCTTCCGCGACGTCATCCACCTGTGGGGCGTCGTCATCCTGGCTTGGAGCTACGTGACGCCGCTGTTCTGGCCCGTGAGCATGATCGCGGCCGTTCCGTACGGCTTCATGCGCGTCATCATGCTCGCGAACCCCATGTACAACTACGTGACGTTCATGCGCATGATTCTGCTGAACGGCCAGCCGCCCGAGCTCATCACGATCGGCATGTGCGCCTTCTGGGCGGTCCTCATGATCGCGGTTGGCTACGCCGTGTTCCGCAAGCTCCAGCGCAAGTTCATCCTCTACATCTAG
- a CDS encoding IS1634 family transposase: MAYFLKKSANKKGLYLQIYESFYDPARRQTAHRSVEALGYEHELRQAGIADPVAHFKAKVDSMNAERRARKIEERARRVGGSTPERMLGHFPFKALDARLGALGDLRYLQLAGGLRFSVSDLLSELVYARLCAPCSKRRTFHDVLPSMFGSEGFSLDQLYDGMGFLGAEYPKVIEAYNHAIADVWPRETSRTYFDCTNFYFEIDREDELRRKGPSKERRADPIVGMGLLLDADCVPLGMRIYPGNESEKPVLKRAIDEMRRRAGVTGKVVRVADKGLNCADNVADAVLSGDGYIFSKSVKQLPRAELAWVLSDEGWVDVAGVDGQARYSYKKVVGDFEYKVNSENGKKRAVALPEKRVATYSPKLAKKQLAEINRQIEKARSLRLAAAKKSEYGDSARYVTFTAVDADGEVPDGMQVACSLNREAIERARSLAGYNMIVTSEVNMPASEIYDAYHNLWRIEESFRVMKSQLDARPVYMQKPNSIKGHFLVCYIAVLLLRLLQVKVLGNRYSSEEIVAFARGFRVVEASPRKYVNLSRSSSLLDELERLSGQPLGNYYLKKSEVDAILNTKLDFEATQDGVS, translated from the coding sequence ATGGCGTACTTCCTGAAGAAATCGGCCAACAAGAAAGGGCTCTACCTCCAGATCTACGAGAGCTTCTACGACCCCGCCAGGAGGCAGACGGCACACCGCTCAGTCGAGGCTTTGGGCTATGAGCATGAGCTCAGGCAAGCCGGTATCGCCGACCCCGTCGCGCACTTCAAAGCCAAGGTAGATTCAATGAATGCCGAGCGCAGAGCAAGAAAAATCGAGGAGCGGGCAAGGCGCGTCGGCGGGTCCACCCCCGAGCGCATGCTCGGCCACTTCCCCTTCAAAGCGCTTGACGCGCGCCTGGGCGCGCTCGGCGACCTGAGGTACCTGCAGCTTGCAGGCGGGCTGCGCTTTTCCGTTTCAGACCTGCTCTCCGAGCTCGTCTACGCGCGCCTGTGCGCCCCTTGCTCCAAGCGAAGGACCTTCCACGACGTACTGCCCTCCATGTTCGGCAGCGAAGGCTTCTCCCTCGACCAGCTCTACGACGGCATGGGGTTTCTAGGAGCCGAGTATCCCAAGGTCATCGAGGCCTACAACCATGCCATCGCCGACGTGTGGCCGCGCGAAACCTCGCGTACGTACTTCGACTGCACGAACTTCTACTTCGAGATCGACCGCGAAGACGAGCTTCGCCGCAAGGGGCCATCCAAGGAGAGGAGGGCCGATCCGATCGTCGGCATGGGCCTCTTGCTCGACGCTGACTGCGTGCCCTTAGGCATGAGAATATACCCCGGCAACGAAAGCGAAAAGCCCGTCTTGAAGCGGGCGATCGACGAGATGAGACGGCGCGCGGGCGTGACCGGCAAGGTCGTACGCGTGGCCGACAAAGGCTTGAACTGCGCGGACAACGTCGCCGATGCCGTGCTGTCGGGAGACGGCTACATCTTCTCCAAGTCCGTCAAGCAATTGCCAAGAGCGGAGCTCGCATGGGTCCTCTCCGACGAGGGCTGGGTCGATGTCGCAGGGGTCGACGGCCAAGCGCGCTACAGCTACAAGAAGGTCGTCGGCGACTTCGAGTACAAGGTCAACAGCGAGAACGGCAAGAAAAGAGCGGTGGCGCTGCCCGAGAAGCGCGTGGCCACCTACAGCCCCAAGCTCGCCAAAAAGCAGCTCGCCGAGATAAACCGGCAGATTGAGAAGGCGAGGTCATTGCGCCTTGCCGCGGCGAAGAAGTCCGAGTACGGCGACAGCGCCAGATACGTGACCTTCACCGCAGTCGACGCCGACGGCGAGGTACCCGACGGCATGCAGGTAGCCTGCTCGCTCAACCGCGAGGCAATCGAGCGGGCGCGGTCGCTCGCAGGCTACAACATGATTGTGACCTCAGAGGTCAATATGCCGGCAAGTGAAATCTACGATGCGTACCACAATCTGTGGCGCATCGAGGAATCGTTCCGCGTGATGAAGTCGCAGCTGGACGCACGACCGGTGTACATGCAGAAACCAAACAGCATCAAAGGGCACTTCCTCGTATGCTATATCGCGGTGCTACTGCTGCGCCTTTTACAGGTGAAGGTGCTCGGCAACAGGTACAGCTCAGAAGAGATCGTGGCGTTTGCGCGCGGGTTCAGGGTAGTGGAAGCCTCGCCGCGCAAGTATGTGAATCTGTCACGCTCTTCCTCGCTCCTCGACGAACTCGAGCGGCTGAGCGGTCAGCCGCTGGGCAACTACTACCTGAAAAAGAGCGAAGTTGATGCAATTTTGAACACGAAGCTCGACTTCGAGGCAACTCAAGACGGAGTGTCTTAG
- a CDS encoding glycosyltransferase produces the protein MGTDSRKKSVAAVVVTYNRKQLLLECLDCLEAQDLARLGDSYELSVIVVDNASTDGTEEALEPYVTSGRISYFNTGENLGGAGGFNYGMRVAVEAGHDYVWVMDDDCMTHPDTLRELLLAGEGLEGDYGYLTSVCLWTDGNPCTMNRQRHPLHTTIEDFSPELQPCTLASFVSLFVPADVIAELGLPIKDFFIWTDDWEFTRRVSRKYPCYVVGTSIVTHKCKVNGAGNVALDSGERIARFRLAFRNDIVLYRGEGASGYAYVLARDLNHLARIALEAKGRKLDRARAVVGGTIEGLRFHPQIEYVKRPEK, from the coding sequence ATGGGCACCGATTCGCGCAAGAAGAGCGTTGCCGCCGTCGTCGTGACGTACAACCGCAAGCAGCTTCTGCTCGAGTGCCTCGACTGCCTAGAGGCGCAGGACCTGGCGCGTCTTGGCGACTCCTATGAGCTCTCGGTCATCGTCGTGGACAACGCGAGCACGGACGGAACGGAGGAGGCGCTTGAGCCCTATGTGACCTCCGGGCGCATCTCCTACTTCAACACGGGCGAGAACCTCGGCGGTGCCGGCGGCTTCAACTATGGCATGCGTGTGGCGGTCGAGGCAGGCCATGACTACGTCTGGGTCATGGACGACGACTGCATGACGCATCCCGATACCCTCCGTGAGCTTCTGCTTGCCGGCGAGGGGCTCGAGGGCGACTACGGATATCTCACGAGCGTGTGCTTGTGGACCGATGGCAATCCCTGCACGATGAACCGCCAGCGCCATCCGCTCCACACCACGATAGAGGACTTCTCGCCCGAGCTTCAGCCCTGCACGCTTGCCTCGTTCGTCTCGCTGTTCGTGCCGGCAGACGTCATTGCCGAGCTGGGGCTTCCCATCAAGGACTTCTTCATCTGGACTGACGACTGGGAGTTCACGCGCCGCGTGTCTCGCAAGTACCCCTGCTACGTGGTGGGCACGAGCATCGTGACGCACAAGTGCAAGGTGAACGGCGCCGGCAACGTCGCGCTCGACTCGGGCGAGCGCATCGCCCGCTTCCGCCTGGCCTTTCGCAACGACATCGTGCTCTATCGTGGCGAGGGCGCGTCCGGATATGCCTACGTGCTTGCCCGCGACCTCAACCACCTGGCTCGCATCGCCCTTGAGGCCAAGGGCCGCAAGCTCGATCGCGCGCGTGCCGTGGTGGGCGGCACGATCGAGGGCCTTCGCTTCCATCCCCAGATCGAGTACGTGAAGAGGCCCGAGAAGTAG